TCCCTAAGAAGAAATTGATGAAATGAACGAATAGATGCTATATGTCTCGCGATCGTTTTACTTGATCTACCAGAGTCCTTTAACGATTTTAAAAATCCAATAATATGGGCTCTTCCAACCGATTGAAACTCCTTCATTTTTTCTTCTTCGACTAGAAATTTTGAATAGTTATTCAAATCCCTCTTATAAGAGATAAGAGTATTTTTAGATAATCCTTTTTCAACCATTAAAAAATGCAAGTAATCTTCAATGGAATCATTCACTTTTTTCTACTCCCCATTTAAATAAAAGAAAATCAGCCTTTCTTTTATTGAGTATGTTTGTCCGTTATTCATACTAACAACTTTTAACGCGGAACCTTCAGGCTCATCATAACGATGAAAATGTTGATATTCCTCATTAACCCATATAATAGCATAGTAAAAAAGAATCGTAAAACTTGTAAACAAAACAAATACTTTAATCATATCAAAAATAGCTCGCACACTTTTCCCCTCCTGCCTTTACCACCATTCTATGTCCAAAAAGGGGAAAACTATACATTTAAAATGGTTACGTATCAAAAAGCCTGCCCTCAAGTGCACCAATATATCTTTCCACATATTTTTGCATTACGTTACTTTCACTTTATTCTACTACTTTAAAAATTCCACTAAGACTTTTGATATATATTTAGGAAAACTGTCCCGAATAAAATGAGAAAAACCTTTCCCATTTTATTTGGAAAAGGCTTCTTTTCGTTGTTGATTTTCATTATCAGTCGCAGGATCACTTTGACATCGATGGCAAATACCATGAAATGTTAATCGGTGATCTTTAATTTTAAACTTCCAGTCTCGTTCAACAATCTCTTCAACATCTTCTAATAAGTCTTCTTGTATTTCATCAACTGTTCCACATTCAATACAAACTAAATGATGGTGAAAGTGGGCCGCTCCCTCTTGTCTTAAATCATACCTGGAAACCCCATCACCGAAGTTAATTTTATCAACAATTTTTAATTCAGTTAACAACTCCAATGTTCGATAAACGGTTGCTAAACCAATCTCAGGAGCTTTCTCCTTTACTAAAAGGAAAACATCCTCTGCACTCAAATGGTCCTCTTCGTGCTCAAGAAGAACACGAACAGTTGCTTCTCTTTGGGGAGTTAACTTATAGCTTGATGAATGCAACTGCTTCTTTATTCTTTCAAGGCGACCTTCCATACGAACCATCCCTCCCTCGCCTTTTCCTCATTATATTATAACAAATGAAGGGATCGTATCCAACTAAAACTATTCTTAATTAATAAATAAAGACTATATTAAATAATAATAATTATAAATTATTAAAACCAACTAACTACTTTTTCCATTAAAAGAGGTGAAATATACGCTTCAAAGCTAGCTGGAATTAAAACAAATATTGAAATAATAAACATAAATACAACATACTGAAAAAACATTTTAGAAGGTGACGCTCGATAATTTTTAGTAAACAACTGTTTTAAAACATTTAAAGAAAAGGAAATCGCCAATACACTGGTTACTAAAAACAATGGAATTAACAATAGATTTTGTGGAAAAACCGCTACAAAAGATAATAAAAATCCATTCCAGCCCATTTGATTGACAAGAAAACCCACTGTAAAACCTACAACAATTCCTTTAAGAAAAAGCATAATCAGTATAATAGGCAATCCAATAATTGATATCCCTAATAACCATATTAGACCGATGAACTTAATATTGTCTATAAAACTTTGCTTAAACAAATCCGCTCCTTGAGCGGTTTGTCCACTCTGTATTTGTCCAAAAAAACGTTCTAAATAAGAAAATAAATCTTCCCTTGAAGAAATGCTCATACTATTTACAATTATGGCACCAAAAATAACACCCATTATAAGTAAAACGAACACAAATAAATAAATAGATGCTTTTTCTCGAAGATGTTCGCTTACAGATACTTTTAGAGACTGGCTTGTCATCTCTTTCTCCTCCTCTATACAATTACTAGATTGTATGGAAAAAAGAAAGAGAATATGAATGCACCAATCGTATTATTTTTGATTCAATCGCTGAAGTTTAATATATTGCAGTGCATAAGCTGTTTTCGCATCATGAATTTGTTTGTTTTTCATCATTTCCTCTGCTTCTTCTATCGTTACTTCTAATAATTCTACAAACTCGTCCTCATCTAAAGCTTGATTCTCATGAATTCTAGTTAGTCGATTAGCAAAATACAAATAAACAATTTCATTAGCAAACCCTGGTGAAGTATAAAATGATGTAATAGGTTCCATAGATTCACATGAATATCCTGTTTCTTCTTCAAGCTCCCTCATCGCTGTAATTTCTGGAGCCTCTCCTTTTTCCATTTTTCCTGCTGGAATTTCAACTAAAGACTTCTCTAATGCTTTACGATATTGTTTCACCATCACTAATTTGTTTTCATTCGTTAAAGCGATAACTGCTACTGCTCCTGGATGTTGAATAATTTCACGCTTACTTGTATTACCATTCGGTAGGCTTACATCATGTAACTCTAAGTCGATAATTTTCCCTTTATAAATATCTTTTTTAACTATTGTTTTTTCTTCTAAATCTTTCACGAAAACTTCATCTCCAATTCTAGTTCTTTTTCTTCTATTTCACACATACATTTTATCACAAATAAAAAAAGCGGAAGTGAACGTTTACAGTGGCAAGAACAAGGAACGCAAGCAAAAGTTCATCGGGAACAAATAATAAGGGGATGACTATTTTGAAAATCTATTATCGTAACAAAGGAATTGTTCTAATAGGGCGTTATCCTGACATTAAGAAACAGTTGAAAGAACTAGCAAATAAATACCATTTTGTTTCTGAAATAAACACTCACATTCACTAGTTTTATACAATTTATTCGTTTTTCTTGAACTCCTCCTTAATGTTATCATGAAGATAAAGGAGGGATTTTGGTGAAAAAGAGGCAACTAGGTTCGTCCGATTTATATGTAAGTGAGATTGGTTTAGGATGTATGTCTCTAGGAACAGAAGAAAAAAAGGCACGTTCCATCATTGATGAGGCAATCGATAGAGGGATTAATTATCTTGATACGGCAGATCTATACGACTACGGATTAAATGAAAGCATTGTTGGAAAGTCTATTCGTCATCAAAGAGAGCAGATTGTATTAGCAACAAAGATCGGGAATCATTGGGAAGAAGGAAAAGAAGGATGGTTTTGGGACCCTTCAAGAAAATATTTAAAAGAAGCGGTAAAAAACAGTCTTCATCGTTTACAGACAGATTATATTGATTTATTGCAATTGCACGGAGGAACCATTGAAGACCCTATTGATGAAATGATTGAAACATTCGAAGAGTTAAAGAAAGAGGGGTACATACGTTACTTTGGAATTTCTTCTATTCGCCCAAATGTAATCAAACGCTTTTTAAATCAATCCTCGGTTGTTTCAGTTATGATGCAATATAGCCTTCTCGACAGACGGCCTGAAGAATGGTTTAACTTGATTCAAGAACATCAAGTGAGCGTCATTGCTAGAGGACCACTTGCTAAGGGCTTACTGACCAATCGCCCTTTATCTCAAGTAAGCCAAAAAATGAGAGAAAATGGATATTTAGATTATTCAATTGATGAGCTAGAATCACTCTTACTACAAATATCTGAAGTTGCTAGTGATTTAACATTAAATCAAAAAGCTTTACAATACATTTTATCGAATGAAGTAGTGGGAACAGTTGTACCTGGAGCATCTACTATTGAGCAAGTAAGAGATAATTTAAAAGTAGAAAGAGAACTTACTAAAGAAGAATATAAAATGCTTCAATCTATAACAAAGTCTAATATTTATCAACAACACCGGACTTGAAGTTCTCATGCCTTTTTCATTTACAATATAAAAAACATCCTATCCACTTTTATTATTCACAAATCATTAGCAAGTAAAATAGGACGTATTTTTTAGTCCGTGTTTGCCTAATTCTATAAAATTAGTTATGATCTTGATATTAAACTACACTGAGAGGTTCTTTTAATAATGTGCACAGATAGTAAGATGTATATGAGATTATTAAAGCCTCGATAAATCCTTACGTAGAAGAATTTTATGTGGGAATTGAATAAGTTTATGATTAAACCTTTCCTCGTTTATACTATCAGCGAATTTATATCGTTAATAAGAAAAGCGCAAGCGCCCGTCTAGCGACGCAGGTGCTTATAGACCCCCGCATGAGATAAAGGAAACACGAAAAGCCGCAGGCTTCGATGTTGACTTATCGTAGAGAAATGGAACATCATCTAAAGGCGCCCACGTCCTGTGGGCAACGATGATGCTAGCACGTCGTGTGCTTCGAAAGCATCACCAGTCGCTGGGCGCTGGAGCTAGACAAAAATAAAAGCACCATCCAAATAAGGACCTATTTATATACTTTCTTACTCTGGTAAAAAGACTGTCACATCGACAGTCTTTTTGTACAAGAGTTTAGAAACGTTCTGATACTAAATCAGCGTTCACAGCGATAGCGGCTTTATTCCCTTCTGCTGCTGAAATCGTTACTGATGAAGGTGCTAATTTTTCTGTTTCTCCGGCAATATAAATGTCTTTTTGAGTTGTCCTTCCCATTCCATCTGTTACCACAACTCCATTTTCGTTCATTTCACAGCCTAACTGTTTCACAAAAGGGGTTGGACGATAAAAAGTAGGAACTACAAATCCTCCTGCTCTTTCGATTATTTCTCCTGATGCAAATTCAACTGCATGTAAATATCCGTCCACACCAATTAACTTTTTAACTGGTTCTGTTTTTATCTTTATATTACGTTTTTCTAGTTTTAAAGCACCTTCAACGGAAATCTCAGCGCCGTTCGTTATAAGAACTAAATTTTCAGACCAGTTGTAAACTAATTTAGCCATATGTAGCATGTATTCTTCTTCTTCAGCTATGACAATCAATGGTTTATTTCTCATCTCCCAGCCATCACAATAGGGACAACTAAAAATACTTCTACCATAATACTCTCTTACACTATCTATAGGAAAGACTTCTTGAAGACCAGTAGCAAGTACCACTTTTTCAGCAATAAACTCTTTTTTGTCCACTGTTTTAACAAAATAATTTTTATTACCTTTCTCTTTCGTTATCTCCGTAACTTTTGTATTAAAATAAGATATTGATGGATACTTCTTTAATTCATTTAAACCAATTTCTCTTAGTTCATGTGGTTTCGTTCCGTCTCTAGTAATAAAACCATGGGACTCTTGAGTGACTCTGTTTCTATTCGTACCATCGTCAAATAATCCAACTGTTTTCCTTGACCTCCCTAACGTCAAAGTTGCACTTAATCCAGCTGGGCCTGCTCCTACAACTATGCAATCAAGTATATTCATAATCAAACCAACCTTTTTTATATTTTCTAGCTTTCCTAAACCACTATTAAGTACCTTTTATATCTACAATTATGTTACTAATGTACATTAAATAAAATCCTTTAAGTCTTACTGGAGGAAATCATTAATGATATTAAAGATATTTTATATCTTTGATTAGCTTATAAAACAACTTTCCTTGTTGTTTTATTTCAAACTAAATCAGCAATCGTACGTCTCCTTAATTCTTCTTCCATTTTTTCCTCAGAACTTAACATAACCTTTCGGATTGGACATTCAGGTCCATGATCGTAACAGTCGAATAATGAAGATTTCCCTTCAATTGCTTGGATAATATCGAGAAAAGAAATTGATTCCCATCCATGAGACAATGAATAACCCCCATTTGCACCTGAAACAGAAGTAATCATCCCTTCTTTCACAAGCTTTGTCAAAATTTTCGAAAGATAAGTTGGTGATACACTTTGTTTTTCTGCTAGTACTTGTACACCTATAGGTTTACTGTTTTTACTTGAAGCTAAAAATAACATTGTGTGTAGAGCATAATTTGTCGCTTTTGAAAATTTCATTTTTCAAACCTCACCATACAATTAAAGACTTCATGTATCTATAATAGACATTATGAATCAGATTTAATTTACTGTCAATTACAAAGTTCCTTAAATGAATCTTTTCACTTCTACTATAACTTATCATAAACAGAGGGAAGCCCCTCTGTTTAATGTTATTATTATTTATAATTTTTCCAATCCAAAGAACTTTCTTCAAAGAGTTCTTCAAAAGATTTATTTTTCTCTTTGTCTTCTCTTTCTTTCCTTTTTCTCTCTAACTCAGCTTGCTTTTCTTCCACTTCTTTTTCTTTAAGATCATTTTTCATGTCTTTTAATGCCTGGAGCTTTTCATTTGTTAGCAGATCCTTCATCTTGCAACCACCTTTCAAATGTTAAGCCCATTTTAACACAAACTAATAACCGTGGCTTCTCCTAAGGTTGTAATCTTAAATTCTAAAATGCTTCCAGTTTTAAATCATCAGAGATACGTAAATCTGGCTCTGTTGAGGCCAATACTTCCTCAACAGAATACCCTTTGGCCACTTCTACCAAAGTAAGACCTTTTTCTGTTACATCCAATACTGCTCGATCAGTAATAATACGATTGACTACTCTTTCCCCTGTTAAAGGTAAAGAACATTCATTTACTATTTTTGACTTTTGATTTTTACTTACATGCTCCATTATGACAATAATCTTTTTAGCTCCATGAACGAGATCCATTGCTCCTCCCATTCCTTTAATCATTTTCCCCGGAATCATCCAATTGGCTAGATCCCCCATTTTCGATACTTCCATTCCACCTAATATAGCAACATCAATATGTCCACCTCGTATCATCGCAAATGATTCTGCACTATTAAAGAAGCTTGCTCCTTTTATTGCGGTTACCGTTTCTTTTCCAGCATTAATTAAATCAGCATCCACCTCTTCTTCAAGAGGATATGAACCGATTCCTAATAGTCCGTTTTCCGATTGCAAAATCACTTGTTTTTGGTCACTAATAAAATTAGCAACCAACGTTGGCATGCCAATTCCTAAGTTTACATAGTCTCCAGACCAGATTTCTCTTTCTGCTCTTTTAGCAATCTTCTCCCTTACTCGCTGTTTGTCACTCATTTTTCATTCACCATCCTCACCGTTCGGCGCTCAATTCTTTTTTCTTGTTCTCCTTCATATAGACCTTGTATGTAGATTCCAGGCGTATGAATTTGATTTGCATCAAGTTCTTCTACAGATACTAGTTGTTCTAACTCTGCTATTGTCACTTTTCCAGCCGCCGCGATTATAGGATTGAAGTTTTGATCTGTATGTCTATAAATAAGATTTCCCATCTCGTCTCCTCGATAGGCTCTAACAAGACTAAAATCTGCAGTCAGACCCTCCTCTAATACATATTCCTTTCCATCAAACGTTCGAGTTTCTTTCCCATTTGCTATTTCTGTCCCAACACCCGCAGGAGTATAAAATGCTGGTATCCCCGCTCCTCCTGCACGAATCTTTTCAGCTAATGTACCTTGAGGAATCAATTCAACCTCCAACTCTCCATTTAATACTTGCCTTTCAAATTCTTTGTTTTCACCTACATAAGAACTAACCATCTTTTTTATTTGTTTCTTCTTTAAAAGTAAGCCTAATCCCCATTCGTCTACACCGCAGTTGTTTGAAATGACGGTTAACCCTTTCACCTCAGATTCTACTAAAGCAATGATGAGCTGTTCAGGAATTCCACATAATCCAAACCCACCCACCATGATCGTAGCACCATCCTCTATCTGACGAACGGCGTCATTCGCATGTTTATAGACTTTTTTCATCTTCTCACCTCATTTTTATTGATAACGCTTACATTTAAAGATGTTCTCGTTGTTTTTTGAAAAACCTTTATTTTCTTATTATTCAATTAAATGATTGCTTTTTGTATGTAAATCCTTCTAAACTATAAATATGTATTTCTCTTCTAAAATATCCTATATTGAGGTGGATGTATGGTGATGAAACCTAAAAACGTAATGATTGTCGAAGTTGGACCGAGAGACGGATTACAAAATGAACCAAATCTAATTAAAACAGAGGTTAAAGAACAATTTATTAAAAAACTTTGGGCTTCTGGAATACAAGAAATGGAACTTACTTCTTTTGTCTCTCCTAAGTGGGTTCCACAAATGGCAGATTCCAAGGAAATAGTAGAAAAAAATTCTACCAATTCTGGAAGAAAGATTGTTCTTGTTCCTAATTTAAAAGGTGTACAACTAGCTGATGATGCAAATGCAACAGAACTTGCTTTTTTCATTGGTGTAAGCGACACGTTTAATAAGAAGAATATTAACCGATCAACAAATGAAGCATTAATGGAATTATTACCTCTCATTAAACAATTAAAAGAACAAAAAAAATGGTTACGTATTTGTATTTCTACCGCCTTCTATTGTCCTTACGAGGGGAAAATTGATCCTAATAATGTACTATCATTATGCCAAAAATTTATTCAATATGGCGTAGATGATATTAGTGTAGCTGATACGATCGGTATGGCTAATCCCCAAGAAGTCGCTTTTTTATTTTCACTTTTAAAGGAAGCCTTTCCATCAACGACATTTTCCGCTCATTTTCATGATACTAGAGGAATGGCCCTTAGCAATATTTATACCGCCCTCCAAGCAGGCATTACCCGGTTTGATTGTTCTGCAGGTGGACTAGGAGGATGTCCGTTCGCTAAAGGTGCTACTGGTAATGTTGCGACGGAAGATGCACTCACTTTATTCGAGTCATTAGGGATTGAAACAGGAATTGATATAAATAAGTTATTTCAAGCGATTGACCTCTTAGCTCCTCACCTTTCTTCACCCATCCTAAGTAAAAACTACTTACTCTATTCCAGACAAAAGTCTACCGTTTAAAGAGACTTTTATTTGGAATGATAATAACGAAGAGGTGATATAGTTGAGTAGACAAAAAGGAAAGCCAACCGCAAATGATGTAAAAAAAGTTACTTCTGCAGAAGAAATAGAACAAGCGATAAAACCAACTAAACGACAAAACTCTAAATCATAATAAATAAAAGTAGCCTAAATATACAATATTAGGCTACTTTTGGATTTTTTGTACATATCTATATTTACAGACGATCCAATATTTCTCGAATGACCAGTGAATTTTCCGTTACGGTTTCAAGTGATAGCATAGTATTGTGAGCACCAAAGCCTTGGTATATGAAATGCTCCCCGTTCGTTGCTCCTTCCCAAGTTTTTAATAATTCTTTATCTGTTTCAATAGAAGTAATGAAATGGATATTAGCATTCACTAAAACATCACTTACTAAATGATTTAAATAGGTCTTAAAAATAATGGCTCTTTTGTTAAACATATCTTTAGCGTATTGAGCGTGCACTTTGTTTTCATGCATAATCAGTTCCAGCTCGCGGACAATTTCTGCAGGACTTTGGTCAACCCTATGATTTCTCTTATCAGCATCTAACAAAATGATATCCGATACCACAAGTCCTTTTTTCTCCATTTCCTTAGCGACTTCAAAGGCAAGGATCCCCCCTGTTGAGTATCCAAGTAACACATAATCACCATCGGGTTGGATCTTTGTTATCATATTAATGTACTCTTCCATTCGGCTCTCTTCTTCAATAAAGTCGAAAGCATAAATTGAGTGTGATTCAATAAATGGTACGATTCCCCCAAATAAAACACCATAACCAATTATAGGAGGAAAACAAAACAAGTTCTTTTCTCGTGGTTCACTCATTAACATATAAGGTTCATCCGTAATATGACCAATGGCTGTATAGAGCATAATGACATTCGCTAGTTGCTTAATCGTCGGAGCAGAAAAAACTTCTTTTAAGGGTACTTCAACCTGCATCATTTCATGAATCTTAGAAACCAGGATGGTTGCTTGAATTGAATTTCCTCCTAAATCAAAGAAATTATCCATAACCCCAATATCCTCAACATTAAGAATATGCTTCCAAATAGGAACAAGCGCTTCTTCAATAGGGTTGTTTGGTGCCCTGTATTCTGTCCCAATCTTCATACTGTGATCCGGTTCCGGAAGTTTATTCAAATCTAGTTTGCCATTGATCGTAACGGGCATGGATTCCAATTGAACAAAATAGGATGGCAACATATATTCAGGTAATTTTTGCTGTAAATAGCTACGTATTTCCGACACAGAAAGTTCAGATGAAGAAACCAAATAAGCACATAGTTCATCTTGTTCACTCGTATTTTTTTGGGCAATTACGGCGGCTTCTTTCACTGCACTATGCTTTTGGAGGTGATGCTCAATCTCCCCTAGCTCAATTCGATATCCTCTTATTTTCACTTGATGATCCATTCTTCCTAAGTATTCGATACTACCATCATCTAAAAATCTTGCCATATCTCCTGTTTTGTACATCTTCTTACCTTGTTGAAACGGATTTTCTACAAATTTCTGTTTTGTTAATTTAGAATTATTTAAGTATCCTCTTGCTAGTCCATCCCCTGCTATACATATTTCTCCCGTAACCCCAATTGGTTGTAGAGACAAGTGCTCATCTAAAATGTATACTTGAGTATTGGCAATTGGTTGACCAATATCCACTTTCTCTTTATCGGTTAAATCTTTCATCGTTGACCAGATCGTACTTTCTGTCGGACCGTACAAATTATAGATTCTTGCTACGGTATGATTTTGCAATTCAACCAATAGAGCATCTGAAAGGGCTTCGCCACCTAACATAATTTCTTTTAAATTTGAAATAGCTGCTAACCCTTGCTCATCATTGATGATCACTTTCATTCGTGAAGGAGTTGTCTGCAACATATCTACGTGATGTTCCTGAATAAGGCTAGAGATTAATTTCGAATCTTTTTGTTCCACTTCTTCAGCGAGTATCACCCTTAAACCTTTCAGCATAGGGAGAATCGCTTCCATGAAAAAGATATCAAAAGATACCGTTGTGAGAGAAAGAATCGTTTTGCCATATTTAAAATCAATTTCATCCGCCATTGCTTGTACAAAATTACTCAGTGCCTGATGTTCAACCATAACCCCTTTCGGAGTTCCTGTAGATCCAGAAGTATAAATGACATAGGCTAAGTCATTTACTGAGAATGAAAGTTGTGGTGACTTTTTTTCATACTCCACAAACTCTACATACAAATCCGAGTTGAAGGTGACAGGAATAAATGGATGTTTACAGTCTTGCTGCAAACGATTCATTAATAAAAGGTTCTCTTCACTTGTCAAAACCGTTTTGATCTTAGCATCCTCAATAATTGCTTTGATTCGATCTGATGGAAAAGCAGGATCAATCGGGACATAGGCTCCTCCCGTTTTTAATATAGCGAGAATCGTAACCATCATTTCAGTAGAACGTTCCATCACAATGCCAACTAGTGAATCTTTCCCAACTTTTTGCTTATCTATTAAATAGTGGGCTAATTGATTTGCTTGTTCATTTAACTCTGTATAGGATAACCTTTTTTCACCACAAATAAGAGCAATATCCTTCGGCGTTCGTCCAACTTGTTCCTCAAATTGTTGAGGAATCGTCTTGTTGATCGGATAATCTGTTGTGGAAGGATTAAAATCATTGATTATTTGCTCTTTTTCTCTTTCAGAAATAAGATGGAGCTCTGCTATTGTGACTTTTTTTTGTTGAATGATTTGTTTTGTTAGTTGTACGAAATGTGTCCCCATTCTTTCAATAGTAGATCTTAAAAATAGCGGCAAAGAATATAGAAACGTACATTCAATTTTGTTGTCTACTTCTTTTACTTCAAGAGTTAAATCAACTTTAGCCGCTCGATGACTCAGCTCGTAAGGGGAAAAAATCATGTCGTTCTGCTCAATTTTTTCGAGTTCTTGTTTTTTCATCACAAACATTGCATCGTATAATGGATTTCGATTAATTTCTCTCGTTACTTGAACTTGATCGATGACTTGTTCAAAAGGATAATCTAGGTTCTCTCTAGCAACAAAGAGTTTCTCTTTTATTTGGTGGAGAAACGTAGTAAAAGCTAATTGTTTTTCTACTTGATTTCGTAAAGCATAGGGTTGTTCATGATTACCTACAGTGTTTTCCAATCCATTTGAATGGACTAAGCCTACAATCATATCTGATTGTCTAGTCGTTTTGGAAAGGAGCACTTGGTAGATAGAAAGCAAAATGACCTCCAAATTCGTATGTTCTTTTAGTGCCAGTTCTTTTAATTGTTTTGTCATTTCGGTACTTAAAGAAAAGTGAATGGCTTCCCCATCGAAGCTCTGAGTAGATGGTCTATGATAGTCAAGTGGTAAATCTAAAAGGGGAATCTCTCCATGAAACTGGTTTAACCAATAGGTTTTCTGCTCCTGAAGTCGCTCTTTATTTAAGTGTATTTCTTGTCTTTTAAGGTGAGTAGCGTCATCCAATAAAGGGTCACCAAGATAAAGACTAACAATTTCCTTCAAAATTAAATTCCCAGAAGCATGATCAGCGATTATGTCATGAATATTAAGTAGTAGTAGATGTTGTTGTTCACCCATGCTTAAAATGGATACTTTTAGTAAAGGAGGAACTCCTAGTTGATAGGTTGATGCTATCTCTTTAATCGTTTTATTCACCAATTCAATCGAAGTTTCACGATACTCTATCACTAATTCGACCTGTTCATGTATTTGTTTAACAACTTTACCTTCTATAACATGAAAGGAGGTACGCAGTGCTTCATGTCTGTTAAGCAAAGTATGAACTGCTTCTTTGATTCGATCTTGCCTAAGTGAACCTTGAATATGAAAAGCATGAGTGTGATTATTTTGCAGTTTCTCCTCTTCTATTTGATTCAGAAGATACAAACGTTTTTGAACAGGAGATACTGAGTACATATTTTTTTGTTTAAAATCAGCCTTACTCATTCCCAAGTATCCCCCCTTATACGGTTGATTTTTTTCTTTGATCGTTCAAATAAGTTCCGATGATAAAATCAAACATTTCGTCATTAATACTCGTGTAATACTTAGGTTTTCTTCCGTATAAGGCCATTGTGTTTGGATTGTAGAAAACAGGACCTTTATTCATGTAGATTAAGAACGCAGAAATAGTGTGATTAAGCATTTTTTCAGCTTCTGTCATTCCTTGTTCAGTTAAATCTTTTTCAGCAATTAAGAAATTGTCATGAAATTCCAAATTTCTTGAAATAGTTGAAAGAATTGAATCGATCGAAACCGTTCTTGGATTTGTGATGTGGTAAATACCTTCTTCTATATTTTGTTCCATCGCTAACAAAATGGTTTCACTAACAAGATTGACAGGTACCATGTTCCCACCACAATTAGGATCAGCTAAAACGCGATATGTCCCTTCTCTGTTTAAACTCTGACCCATTTTCTCTATAAACCTTTGGATACATATGATTAACCCGTACATAGAAATATTGGTGTCTGCTGCTCCTGTGACAGAATCACCTATAATGACACTT
This portion of the Bacillus carboniphilus genome encodes:
- a CDS encoding non-ribosomal peptide synthetase translates to MSKADFKQKNMYSVSPVQKRLYLLNQIEEEKLQNNHTHAFHIQGSLRQDRIKEAVHTLLNRHEALRTSFHVIEGKVVKQIHEQVELVIEYRETSIELVNKTIKEIASTYQLGVPPLLKVSILSMGEQQHLLLLNIHDIIADHASGNLILKEIVSLYLGDPLLDDATHLKRQEIHLNKERLQEQKTYWLNQFHGEIPLLDLPLDYHRPSTQSFDGEAIHFSLSTEMTKQLKELALKEHTNLEVILLSIYQVLLSKTTRQSDMIVGLVHSNGLENTVGNHEQPYALRNQVEKQLAFTTFLHQIKEKLFVARENLDYPFEQVIDQVQVTREINRNPLYDAMFVMKKQELEKIEQNDMIFSPYELSHRAAKVDLTLEVKEVDNKIECTFLYSLPLFLRSTIERMGTHFVQLTKQIIQQKKVTIAELHLISEREKEQIINDFNPSTTDYPINKTIPQQFEEQVGRTPKDIALICGEKRLSYTELNEQANQLAHYLIDKQKVGKDSLVGIVMERSTEMMVTILAILKTGGAYVPIDPAFPSDRIKAIIEDAKIKTVLTSEENLLLMNRLQQDCKHPFIPVTFNSDLYVEFVEYEKKSPQLSFSVNDLAYVIYTSGSTGTPKGVMVEHQALSNFVQAMADEIDFKYGKTILSLTTVSFDIFFMEAILPMLKGLRVILAEEVEQKDSKLISSLIQEHHVDMLQTTPSRMKVIINDEQGLAAISNLKEIMLGGEALSDALLVELQNHTVARIYNLYGPTESTIWSTMKDLTDKEKVDIGQPIANTQVYILDEHLSLQPIGVTGEICIAGDGLARGYLNNSKLTKQKFVENPFQQGKKMYKTGDMARFLDDGSIEYLGRMDHQVKIRGYRIELGEIEHHLQKHSAVKEAAVIAQKNTSEQDELCAYLVSSSELSVSEIRSYLQQKLPEYMLPSYFVQLESMPVTINGKLDLNKLPEPDHSMKIGTEYRAPNNPIEEALVPIWKHILNVEDIGVMDNFFDLGGNSIQATILVSKIHEMMQVEVPLKEVFSAPTIKQLANVIMLYTAIGHITDEPYMLMSEPREKNLFCFPPIIGYGVLFGGIVPFIESHSIYAFDFIEEESRMEEYINMITKIQPDGDYVLLGYSTGGILAFEVAKEMEKKGLVVSDIILLDADKRNHRVDQSPAEIVRELELIMHENKVHAQYAKDMFNKRAIIFKTYLNHLVSDVLVNANIHFITSIETDKELLKTWEGATNGEHFIYQGFGAHNTMLSLETVTENSLVIREILDRL
- a CDS encoding SDR family oxidoreductase, encoding MKKSVFLTGATGFLGKRILNDLVTQGHHVYILVRPKHGRSPVSRIQELINPQYSHLVTLVEGDLTQDGAGIKENQLGELMDQIDLFIHSAALVKFGNKYEDSHNEINVEGTRRAIEVAKKLRIPQFYHVSTAYTTGEVMEAQEIPHSIDRNFHNSYEKSKCLTEKLVLESADEQFNVAIFRPSVIIGDSVTGAADTNISMYGLIICIQRFIEKMGQSLNREGTYRVLADPNCGGNMVPVNLVSETILLAMEQNIEEGIYHITNPRTVSIDSILSTISRNLEFHDNFLIAEKDLTEQGMTEAEKMLNHTISAFLIYMNKGPVFYNPNTMALYGRKPKYYTSINDEMFDFIIGTYLNDQRKKSTV
- a CDS encoding hydroxymethylglutaryl-CoA lyase, which codes for MVMKPKNVMIVEVGPRDGLQNEPNLIKTEVKEQFIKKLWASGIQEMELTSFVSPKWVPQMADSKEIVEKNSTNSGRKIVLVPNLKGVQLADDANATELAFFIGVSDTFNKKNINRSTNEALMELLPLIKQLKEQKKWLRICISTAFYCPYEGKIDPNNVLSLCQKFIQYGVDDISVADTIGMANPQEVAFLFSLLKEAFPSTTFSAHFHDTRGMALSNIYTALQAGITRFDCSAGGLGGCPFAKGATGNVATEDALTLFESLGIETGIDINKLFQAIDLLAPHLSSPILSKNYLLYSRQKSTV